The Flavobacterium faecale genome has a segment encoding these proteins:
- a CDS encoding SDR family oxidoreductase — protein sequence MKKTIFITGASSGLGKAAALLFAKNNWNVIATMRKPENETALAEVANVTLLPLDVTNVEQIEKTVKMALAMGKIDVVFNNAGYGLAGPFEGATDDQLTNQLNTNLLGVMRVTQQFLPHFRENKAGTFITTTSIGGLVTLPFNSVYHATKWALEGWSESLAFELKEFGITVKTVSPGGIATDFAGRSLVMTQHSAYQEQMNKVLSVFMDPERAKDYSTPEQIAAVVYEAATDGRSNLRYVAGADAKAMYAQRNEVGDEAFRQGIENVFYKK from the coding sequence ATGAAAAAAACAATTTTTATAACCGGAGCTTCCTCTGGTTTAGGAAAAGCTGCGGCTTTACTTTTTGCAAAAAACAACTGGAATGTTATCGCTACCATGAGAAAACCAGAAAACGAAACAGCACTCGCTGAAGTAGCAAACGTAACGCTCTTACCATTGGATGTTACCAATGTGGAGCAAATCGAGAAAACAGTAAAAATGGCCTTAGCAATGGGTAAAATAGATGTGGTTTTTAACAATGCAGGCTACGGACTGGCTGGCCCATTTGAAGGAGCAACAGATGACCAATTAACAAATCAATTGAACACCAATCTTTTGGGTGTGATGCGCGTAACACAGCAATTTTTGCCACATTTTAGAGAAAACAAAGCAGGTACATTTATAACTACAACTTCTATTGGTGGATTGGTTACTTTGCCGTTTAATTCGGTTTATCACGCTACAAAATGGGCGTTGGAAGGTTGGAGTGAAAGTTTAGCATTCGAACTAAAAGAATTTGGAATCACAGTAAAAACAGTTTCACCAGGCGGAATTGCTACCGATTTTGCAGGTCGTTCCTTAGTGATGACACAACATTCTGCTTACCAAGAACAGATGAACAAAGTCCTATCGGTTTTTATGGATCCAGAAAGAGCCAAAGATTATTCGACACCGGAACAAATTGCAGCTGTCGTTTATGAAGCCGCAACTGACGGAAGATCAAACTTACGCTATGTTGCTGGCGCTGATGCAAAAGCAATGTACGCACAGCGAAACGAAGTAGGAGACGAAGCTTTTAGACAAGGAATTGAAAATGTTTTTTATAAAAAATAA
- a CDS encoding helix-turn-helix domain-containing protein, producing MKNIITINTISELHDFFGLEKPKHPLVSVVRLAKELKDLEIEKFKYSVGLYQISLKDNCPFTITNYGRNSYDYQEGSMVFMGPNQVLEVEKQNVNREDTGWSIVFHPDLIRKSTLGKQIEKYSFFEYSSNEALHLSDEERKTVTEIALKIEREFNSNIDAHSQTLIISNLELLLNYCVRFYDRQFFTRTNLNQDFVSQFENVLKEYYKANKQIELGIPTVQYCGQAMNMSSKYLSDLLRKETGQSTQDHIHQFIIEKAKNQLLNSNESASEIAHALGFEYPQYFSKMFKKKTAMSPNEYRQSLN from the coding sequence ATGAAAAACATAATCACTATAAACACCATTTCTGAACTGCATGACTTTTTTGGTTTAGAAAAGCCAAAGCACCCTTTGGTTTCGGTGGTTCGATTGGCCAAAGAGTTAAAGGATTTAGAAATCGAAAAATTCAAATATTCTGTAGGCTTGTACCAAATAAGTCTTAAAGACAATTGCCCTTTTACCATCACCAATTACGGCAGAAACTCTTATGATTACCAAGAAGGTTCGATGGTTTTTATGGGGCCGAATCAAGTTTTGGAAGTAGAAAAACAAAATGTAAATCGCGAAGACACCGGCTGGAGTATCGTTTTTCACCCGGATCTAATTCGAAAATCAACTTTAGGAAAGCAAATAGAAAAGTATTCTTTTTTTGAGTATTCGTCTAATGAAGCGCTGCATCTTTCAGACGAAGAGCGCAAAACGGTGACTGAAATCGCCTTGAAAATCGAACGAGAATTCAATAGTAATATTGATGCACACAGTCAAACCTTAATCATTTCGAATCTTGAACTGTTGCTTAACTATTGCGTGCGCTTTTATGACCGTCAGTTTTTTACGAGAACCAATTTGAATCAAGATTTTGTGAGTCAATTTGAGAATGTTTTAAAAGAATATTACAAAGCCAATAAACAAATCGAATTAGGAATTCCAACAGTACAATATTGCGGGCAAGCGATGAACATGTCGTCTAAATATTTAAGTGATTTGTTACGAAAAGAAACGGGACAAAGCACGCAAGACCACATTCATCAATTTATAATCGAAAAAGCCAAAAACCAATTGCTTAATTCTAATGAAAGTGCTAGCGAAATTGCCCATGCATTGGGATTTGAATACCCGCAATACTTTAGTAAAATGTTCAAAAAGAAAACGGCAATGAGTCCAAACGAGTACAGACAAAGCTTGAATTAA
- a CDS encoding TetR/AcrR family transcriptional regulator, translating into MKNQTKNLILKNAAVLFYSSAINHVTLDDIASKSGISKKTIYKYFENKEDLVIKTIRKQAKILKKNISRIQQKGHNALEELMHFITYINKKMHRVYPMVKNEIKKGPANSFFNAINYSDTIILQFIVDNIENGKQQGLYKEQIDAQAFCESYDVLSKSIYFNYYFTDLNVKKKSFEFVSSLFLYGLVTQLGLDYLQLTL; encoded by the coding sequence ATGAAAAACCAAACCAAAAACCTAATATTGAAAAACGCTGCTGTACTTTTTTACAGCAGCGCAATCAACCATGTAACCCTAGATGATATTGCTTCAAAAAGTGGGATTTCGAAAAAAACAATCTATAAATATTTCGAAAACAAAGAAGATTTAGTTATTAAAACGATCCGAAAACAAGCCAAAATACTCAAGAAAAATATCAGTAGAATTCAGCAGAAAGGGCACAATGCCTTAGAAGAATTGATGCATTTTATTACCTACATCAACAAAAAAATGCATCGGGTTTATCCAATGGTCAAAAACGAAATTAAAAAAGGGCCTGCCAATAGCTTTTTTAATGCCATAAATTATAGTGACACTATCATTTTGCAGTTTATTGTCGATAATATCGAAAACGGCAAACAACAAGGATTGTACAAAGAACAAATTGATGCCCAAGCATTTTGTGAGTCTTATGATGTACTTTCAAAAAGCATTTATTTCAACTACTATTTCACGGACCTAAACGTAAAAAAGAAATCATTTGAGTTTGTAAGTTCCTTATTTCTATATGGTTTGGTAACACAATTGGGATTGGATTATTTGCAGCTGACGTTATAA
- a CDS encoding nucleotidyltransferase family protein, which translates to MENKAAFVLLAGGKSERMGFPKGLLVYNQTVWILEQLDRIASTSICTVYIGLGHCYEDYFCVVPWFKDAQHRFVKYNDLKIKVIVNTTPENGSFSTLQAVLAQVPKKQPVIVQPIDVPLLNQTELECIINTTNAIVLPQYEGKNGHPIQLFPKFWNILLKLDQTHENSRLDYQIKKKNPKYCSYVTVQDSSIVHNLNTPEDWENFTQNTELVV; encoded by the coding sequence GCAGCATTTGTGCTATTGGCAGGGGGAAAATCTGAGAGAATGGGTTTCCCAAAAGGATTATTAGTGTACAACCAAACAGTTTGGATTTTGGAACAGCTCGACCGAATAGCCAGCACTTCTATTTGCACGGTTTACATAGGATTAGGCCATTGTTACGAAGATTATTTTTGTGTAGTTCCTTGGTTCAAAGACGCACAGCATCGATTTGTCAAATACAATGATCTTAAAATAAAAGTCATTGTTAATACCACTCCAGAAAACGGTTCCTTCTCTACCTTACAAGCCGTTCTAGCACAGGTTCCCAAAAAACAACCGGTCATAGTGCAACCCATCGATGTACCGCTACTTAATCAAACAGAATTGGAATGCATCATTAATACAACCAATGCAATTGTACTACCACAATATGAAGGCAAAAACGGGCATCCTATTCAGTTATTTCCAAAATTTTGGAATATCTTATTAAAATTAGATCAAACACATGAGAATTCACGACTGGATTATCAGATCAAGAAAAAAAACCCAAAGTACTGCAGTTATGTCACCGTGCAAGATTCATCCATAGTACATAACCTAAACACGCCCGAAGATTGGGAAAATTTCACCCAAAACACAGAACTCGTGGTTTAA
- a CDS encoding c-type cytochrome, producing the protein MKKYIAGMAVAAFMLFSFSSVPTYQDIKASPEQANNGKSIYNKVCMACHQMNGAGITGAFPPLAKSDYLNADVNRAIKQILNGSNGPITVNGKKYTTPMPKQELSDQQVADVLTYVYASWGNNKSVVTPDMVKKLR; encoded by the coding sequence ATGAAAAAATATATCGCAGGAATGGCCGTTGCCGCTTTTATGTTGTTTAGTTTCAGTTCGGTACCTACTTACCAAGATATTAAAGCAAGTCCAGAGCAAGCAAACAACGGAAAATCGATTTACAACAAAGTCTGTATGGCGTGCCATCAAATGAATGGTGCTGGAATCACAGGTGCTTTTCCGCCTTTGGCAAAGTCAGATTACTTAAATGCCGATGTCAACAGAGCGATCAAACAAATTTTGAATGGTTCGAATGGTCCCATAACTGTCAACGGTAAAAAATACACTACGCCAATGCCAAAGCAAGAGTTGTCAGACCAGCAAGTCGCAGATGTGCTTACGTATGTATACGCGAGTTGGGGAAACAACAAATCGGTTGTGACACCAGATATGGTAAAAAAATTAAGATAA
- a CDS encoding CIA30 family protein: MTLFSAMPPQLLFDFTKKSNIQDWRVVDDVVMGGVSAGSFKLDSNGLGVFEGAISLENNGGFSSVRYRFPKVKTAGYSTIVIKLKGDGKKYQFRIKTNSGDSHSFIAPFSTSGEWEEIEISLQDMYPAFRGRTLEQPNFSDAYFEEIAFLIGNKKKEQFKLIIDRIELK; encoded by the coding sequence ATGACACTATTTTCTGCTATGCCTCCGCAGCTACTTTTTGATTTTACTAAAAAATCTAACATTCAAGATTGGCGCGTTGTCGATGACGTGGTGATGGGAGGCGTTTCGGCGGGTAGTTTTAAATTAGATTCGAATGGGTTGGGCGTGTTTGAAGGTGCTATTTCACTGGAAAACAATGGTGGTTTTTCGTCTGTTCGTTATCGATTTCCAAAGGTGAAAACAGCAGGATATAGCACGATCGTTATCAAACTTAAAGGTGATGGCAAAAAGTATCAATTTAGGATAAAAACTAATTCGGGAGATTCGCATTCGTTTATAGCTCCTTTTTCGACTTCGGGAGAGTGGGAAGAAATCGAAATTTCGCTCCAAGATATGTATCCTGCCTTTAGAGGTAGAACACTGGAACAGCCCAATTTTTCGGATGCTTATTTTGAAGAAATTGCTTTTTTGATTGGGAATAAAAAGAAGGAACAGTTTAAACTCATTATTGACCGAATAGAATTAAAATAA
- a CDS encoding MBL fold metallo-hydrolase gives MKNRNLKRIIKRIMILTLLIISLLVVVYLAFTNFYPNFGGDVSKEKQLAYQKSAQYKNGKFNNTKAVPKELSFSEKLDVAYYFFTTKVKNGRPKEDLKVQKIDSIDVADYKGKARLVWFGHSAFLLQIEGKTILLDPMFGKVAAPHPMLGADRFNAELPIAIEKLPHIDAVIFSHDHYDHLDYETVMKIKDKTKHFYTPLGVGEHLKAWGISASNISELDWWQDIQFDSLTLSCTPAQHFSGRKLNNGQSTLWCSWVIQSKEEKLFFSGDSGYASHFKEIGDKYGPFDLALMECGQYNYKWSDIHMMPEETAQAGVDVQAKKIMPIHWGGFKLAMHDWKDPINRVQAKAKQLNLPVITPKIGQEILIQGNSTYSNWWQNL, from the coding sequence ATGAAGAACAGAAATTTGAAACGAATTATAAAAAGAATCATGATACTAACACTCCTAATAATTAGCCTTTTGGTAGTTGTTTATTTGGCTTTCACGAATTTCTATCCCAATTTTGGAGGAGATGTTTCGAAAGAAAAACAACTTGCGTACCAAAAATCGGCACAATATAAAAACGGAAAATTCAATAATACCAAGGCCGTTCCCAAAGAACTTAGCTTTTCGGAAAAGTTAGATGTGGCTTATTATTTTTTTACTACCAAAGTAAAAAATGGCCGCCCAAAAGAAGATTTAAAAGTCCAAAAAATCGATTCGATTGACGTAGCCGATTACAAAGGCAAAGCACGATTGGTGTGGTTTGGACATTCGGCTTTCTTATTGCAAATAGAGGGCAAAACAATTTTGCTAGACCCAATGTTTGGTAAAGTAGCCGCACCGCACCCAATGCTTGGCGCCGACCGTTTTAATGCCGAATTGCCTATCGCTATCGAAAAACTTCCGCACATAGACGCTGTGATCTTCTCACACGACCATTACGATCATTTGGATTATGAAACGGTCATGAAAATAAAAGACAAAACCAAACACTTTTACACACCTCTAGGCGTTGGAGAACACTTAAAAGCCTGGGGAATTTCCGCTTCTAATATATCCGAACTCGATTGGTGGCAAGATATTCAATTTGATAGCTTAACTTTGAGTTGTACACCAGCCCAACATTTTTCGGGTCGCAAGTTAAACAATGGGCAGAGTACGCTATGGTGTTCGTGGGTGATTCAGTCCAAAGAGGAGAAATTATTTTTTAGTGGTGACAGCGGCTACGCTTCGCATTTCAAAGAAATTGGCGATAAATACGGCCCTTTCGATTTGGCTTTAATGGAATGTGGGCAGTACAACTACAAATGGTCCGACATACACATGATGCCCGAAGAAACCGCTCAAGCAGGAGTAGATGTTCAAGCCAAAAAGATCATGCCAATACATTGGGGAGGTTTCAAACTGGCAATGCACGATTGGAAAGACCCAATTAACCGAGTACAAGCAAAAGCCAAACAGCTGAATCTACCAGTAATCACACCAAAAATTGGACAAGAAATTCTAATACAAGGAAACAGTACCTACAGCAATTGGTGGCAAAATTTATAA